The DNA sequence acgCACAATTTCCAAAGGAGCCAGGATTTTGAACTCTTTGTTGCAAAGTTCAGTGCCAACAGCCATCCCCTCCCTGTGTCTACTCATGCTGCTGCGGTTGTTGCTATTGCTACAGAACTGGAATTGTAAAGCCAAGATTCTATatttaagcaaataaaacatggaTGTATTCAAGTGAACTCAAGAAGTGGCTGCCTTCTTGGTTTATCAAAGTTCAAGATGGCTCCTGTTCTCTTGAGGGATGTGGAACTGGGTTGGTTACAGCATCTGGCAGAGAGAAGTGAAGAAGGGATCAAAGGGGTTGGTTATTCCTGAATATACCTAGCTAGGCCAGTAGTTGAAGGACTATAACTTATTTACCAGCTGAATCCAGTGACCAGTTTTGTCTTTTCAAGAATGTATCAGAAAACACTTTCATAACAGAAATATTCCACATTGCTTCCCTCTGTcactacattttaattttcagcctGGGCTCTCAGCAGCAAGCCGGGTACTTTCCCTTGATTTCTTCCTGCAATCTTGGAGCTGGTTCCTTGGGCTCCAGGGGGTTGTAACCAGGCATGGTTTCCACAGGATGTCGAGACAAAAATCAGCATATGGggactgttttctttcactgtcctGCCAGGATTGTTGCTTATTTTGGGAGGCTTTCTCTGTGCTTACAGAGTCTGtgcctgctgtttctgttggCAGAAccttttagtttatttttctcgCATGTCTGCTTGCCTATTTGTACTTCCAGAGGCAGCGTAGGGTTTCAAGTCCCTGAAAATCCTGCTTTCTAAGTGTGGGCTGGACTATCTGGGGACCTCCAGCATCTTACTTCAGCTGTTTCAAGACACAGCTGATAATACACAGACAGCATGACCTGGTGGGAGATGGTCCCAGGCTTGGAGGAGTCAGGGGAGTTGGGTGAGGCTGTCTCATGTCAGCAAGGGTCTGTCTAAAACCATCAGAGCCACTGACTCCCCTGATGTGAGACGTTTGTAAGAAAACGTCGGGCTGAGGCAGGAGCAATAGTGAGGCTGTTCCCTCATTCCCCACTTTGCCACTGCAAGCAGTAGCTCATGGGGTTTTGTcatgggctggggagaggatggATCCCTGGAGGGCAAAGGAGTGTCTCCAAAGGAAAGCAGTGAGCTGCACTGCATGGAACATGCTGTAGCTTATCCCTATGTGCTTGCAAAGCAAGATGagtgttgggggggggaggtgtccCATCCATCCCTCTCCCACAGGCCTCTTGAGGATTTTGCTGCTCTGGGCCAGGTAGTGCAGCTGTAAGGCTGTGCAGCTGCTTGGTGGGCTGAGGAAACCAAAATCTTCTCTAGAACCACTAGCTGAGGAGCCCCAAATGGCTGCCTATGCCCTGGAGTTGCTCTCTGGGTGACTGAAGTTGCTCACCGACTGTGTGTTTCCTGAGTGCTCCTCCCTAGCTCAGGAGGCTGGATCCTCACAGCAGTACAGCTGTAAGGAGGTTTATGGGAACAGGGTCTCTGGGGACTGCATGTTCTTGTATGTGTTTGAGGATGAGCAAAGAGATACAAAGAGtctaaaaatgccttttcaggAGCCTCTGAACCCCACTCCAGGCTCCAGTTCTTAACAGGGAGTTTGTTGCAGCTCTGGCACAGGGGGCACTGGCATGTTCTGCTCTGGAGTAAGGAACACTCCCTTCTCTGCTGAGGAGGGATGTGGTGGGAGGCAATGGCAGCTCCAACAGTGGTTGCCCAAAAGCCTCAGGTGAGTCAGAGTCCCTTGACTGGGTGACTGGGGCCTGGGACAATCTGGGAAGTCAGTGAAACGGTGGGTTACCTGCTGAGGTGATTGCTCAGGCAAAAGCAGTCGGGGATGGACAGAGATACACCTTGACTGCAGTGCTTGCATGGCTGGTGGAGCCGCTCTTTCCTGGTGGCTTCCAGGGGTCCTTTAGGGGCTGGTGTGTGTGGCCACATGCAGATGCAGGACTCTTGTCTTCATGAGCAGCCAAGTTCAGCATCTGCCTGTCTTAGATCTGTCAGTCTTAGTCCTTTCCATGAGGACTTGCCACTTGCTATTCCCTTCTGTCCCCAGGCATCTCCCTAGCAGAGCCAAACCATGTGCAGAAATGGAGAGAAACCAGCTGGGTGCCTGAGAGGCAGCAGGTGAGACCTTCATCTAGGGCAGATGGGCAGCACTACCATGCCGTggccctggcaggcagggctgctcaCCAGCTACCACCCCTGCCAGGGCATTGCTGGCCGCTCgcagcccttcccctgccctaACTGAAGccaggacagggctgggggagctgctgGTGAGGAGCAGCATGAGCATGCCCTGCCACGGCCGGTGTGTCTGCTGTCCGCTCTGCTGTTAGTGCAGCGGAGGGATGGAGGGCTGAGGCAGGGCGGTGGGCAGCCGTCGGGTTTGCCTCTAGCACTGTCTCGTTTCCCCGACCCTCCCTGCTCGTCCTGCGCAGCCTTTCCCCCGGGGCTGAGCCTGAGTCCTTGCTAAGAGAGCAAGGCAGGAGACTGCCTGTGTGGCTTCAGAGGAATTTGCTATGTAGTTAGAGGCTTGCCCACAGGCTTTGCGTGGCAGCGCCTGGATGTTTAGGGTAGCTTTTATTTACTATGCCCTTGCTGGACTGTGCAGGACCGAGCCCAGCGTAAATGAAGGCGCTGGAGGGAGTCGGTCGTTATTTTTTCCGATGCGTGGCTGGTGGGCTGGCTTTGTTTTGGAGGCTCCCAGGTCACCCTTAGCAGGAGACCTGCCTTTGCGGGGAGGGCTTCCCCGGGGAAGCACGGGCAGCGCGCAGGAGGCAGGGTCCGGGGGTCGGGGGAGGGGGAAGCCGGGGCACGACGGTCGCCTTGCCTCGCCGGGCCTGGCGGCACCAGCCCGGGCAGCCGCCGCTGcggccggcggccgcggggagGAGACGGAGGACCGGGGATgcgggagccgggcccggcccggcgagGGAGGCGGCCGGGAGGAGCATCGGCGTGGCGGGGCTTCGCCCGTGGAGGCCGCCTCAGCGGGGGGCTGGGGACCCGCGGCCGCGCCTACACGAAGACCCTTGGGTGCCGCCATCCCTTCCCCTCGCCTTTCCCTCCGCAGGGGAGGTTTCCGTCTTCGCCGTCCCAGAGGTTCGCTGCCCAGTGTCCCCGGCTAGCAGCAGCGCAGGGCCGTCTCCCGGAGTGGCAGGGCGTGGGATGAAGGGGTGGGAGTCGCCTTGCCTGCTGCCCGGCACGGCAGCCCATGGGACCTGCTCCAGGGTCCCTCGCCCTGGTCCTGCCTCTGTGGGAGCAAACTGCAGCCACATTTCAGCTGCTAGTTAGGGAGAGGTGTTCGATCGCACCGGCTCCCCTCCTTGGAGCTCTCATGATGGGCCAGTTTACAGAGATGCGGTTTGGTACCCGGCAGGGTTTATTCCCTGACTTTTCTCAGCCACTTCCCGGAGGGCACAGGGTGCCCAGGGAAGGAGCTGTGAGGGCAGGTCCCATGTCCCCAGGTAGGGTGGCAGCAGGACACAGCCAAGGGCACACCCGACGAGGCTACATGTGTTCTTTGGCCCTCGGACTTGCCCGGCGTCCTGGCCACACTGGCCACTTTCACATGCTATGTTGCGCTGCTGTCCCCAACTCTCACCCCGGCCGGGGGGCACCAGTCGCTGCCAGGGGAAAGAGATGGTGTTTTGTTCCCTGGCTCGCTCCTGTCCAGCGGCTGGTCGTGCACACACAGGGCCCTTTCAGCATGGGGAGAGGAGGGTGATGGCATCTGGGAATGCAGGGAACAAAGAGCGCCATTgatgctggctgcagccccatAGGTTTCTGTGAGCTGGGGCAAGGCCGGCGTGCAGGCACAGCTGTGTActgagctggggcagcagcaatGCATGAGGTAAACCTCCCCTGGCTGGGCTGTATGGGAAGCCTTACTGCCTGCCCGGAGGGGGCTGAAGccaggggagagaggggagagtgGGATTTGGGCTAGCGTCCCATTTAGGAAGAGCAGCATTGGTCCTGGCTGTGGGTAGGTAGCAGCCTGCTGGCTCTCAGCCTGCCCTGCCGCTCGTGGGCACCTAGCTGTGCCTGAAATCTGCCTCTTGGGCAGATCTGCTACAAATGGGAGTAGTGCTGGGGTTTGACCATGGGGCTGAGAGCATCCCTCTATGGCCTTGCTCCCCGGAGGCTCCTGAGCACAGTTCTTGAGGGGAATTTCCAAGAGAAGCAACATTTGAATCGATAATTTTTTAGTAGCTGCCATGGAATTGTGCATCTACGGGCAGTGTTTGGATCAAGGGCAGAAAAACACCATCCAATGGTCTCCCCACGTGCTGGCACTGTGCAAACTGTTAACGACCCTGCAGCAAACGGCACGCAGCCACCCACACAGTGTGCAGACAGGACATGTAGGACCCTGTGATAGTTGAGTCTGCCCTCGTGCCTGAAAAAGGCCATCCTATTTCACACAGGGCTCTCTGCAAGTGAGAGAATGGTGCATCCTGTGTGGCTTTGGATGTGCTTGTACTACATGCATTGCCTGATGCGAGCCAGCAAGCTTTGTTTGAGCCATGCTGATCAGTTTTGCTGTGGTTGTGCTGTAGGTGCTACATTAGGAGATGTGGCAGAGGCTGTCACCACATAGGCTGAGTATTAAAGGACAGTGGCACATTGCCAAACATGAGCAAGCAGCTCCTACAAGACCCCAGCTTTCCTCTGGGTGGCTGAAAGAGAAATAGAGGTTTTAAGGGCTCCCCAGCTGGGAACCAAGATTTTGAAGTCAGAGTTATGAACCTCAtggctggggtgggaaggaggggtgggCAGAGTCCTGCAGGGGCTGCTGGCCCACACATGGGGCTGGTGAGTACTGCTCCTCTGGGACCTTctcctctgcagcctccccaTCCATGTTTTTTTttggcacgggggggggggggatcctgCACAACAaatggacagacagacatatCTCTTGTTCAGAatgttcttaattttaatttatttcctttaatttttataaaatacatcttGTAAGATAAGTCTCTAAAAACTTGCTCCTTTTTATTGCTTGTTAACAAGTTGAAATTCTAGAtcagaaatgaaggaaacaCTTTCAGTTGATTAACTCTTTTtcgcgcgtgtgtgtgtgtgtgcacatgtgtgcgtgtgtgtgtgtgtgtgtgtttggggtctGGGGACAAGGGTGGAAGGAGTAtctggttatttttttgttaaacaggtaccaaaaaaaccccagcaaaccCCCAAGAGAGATAGCGTCAATATGAATTTCCGGATCTTGACTGGTTTCTCCCCACCCTGCTGTCCCTCCTGGcatctcccccatccccagcccGTGTGCGTTGGTAGCCTGGCCAACCTATTTCAGCATTCCTGGCAGCAAGGGTCCTTCGAACGCTCTGCTCAGCAGATCTGCTCCTTTATCCTTGCCCCTGCTGAAaccagcacttaaaaaaaatataataatacagacaaaaaaaaaaatacatgcaagatGGAGCTACAGTCTGCCACTGAAAGTAGTTTCTCCaataaataaacacaaagattaGCATTAAGGAGAGGCAaggaagagcaaaacaaaatattggtTGGCGGGAAGGACTGGAAACAGCATTTTGGTGGGTCTGGCTGGACCCATGCTACCCAGCCAGGGGGCTTTCCTCCAGCTGCCATGGTGAGCGATCATGGGGGAGAGGTTGTTTCCACCAAACCCCTCACCCTGCTGCCCCCTTCCGTGGGAAAAGACTGAACTGGCACTGGAAAAGGTCTGGTTTGCAGAGACAGGCTGTGTTTCCGCCTCGTGACCCCCAAACCACcgcctttccttccctcctcaaCTCCTTCATGGGTTTTGGCTGGAAGTGAGATGCTGCCAGTCCCTCCCGCTCTGGCAGACACAAGACAATTGTCCTGACTTGCAGGaagcacaggaagaaaagtgAGGGGAAGAGGGGGACAGAATGAGGGAAAGTTATGTTTGACATAGGTGAGAAACAAATCAAGCTCTCTGACGCAGCGGAGGTTAGAGAAGCAGACGTCACCCCAGAGAAGAGCACCATTGTGAAGGGACGAGAGTGTGTGGTGAGCGTGGCACTtgcagggcagggtgggcaaAGGTGCGCAGTCCAAAGGGTCATCCCCTGCCTACGGAGGGACAGCTCTGGCTTTACGCTCCCGGGGCTCAGTGCAGAGATGTCCCTTCTCGATCAAACCTATCTGCTGCCTCTCTTCTGCCTGGAGTGTAAAGCCAGGAGTCCCCCTTGTCTACAGAGACACCAAACTCCTTTAGGCTTTAATAAGGGCAGCTGTTTTAGGGCTTTATCAGCATTGGGGTCAGGGCTCTCTTCTCCGCAATGGGAAGATCCTTGCCCTAAACTCCCTTTGCCTTGGCTGCAGCAGGCAATTTGGGGTAAATTCACCTTTCTttgctaagggaaaaaaaaaaacaatccttctCTTATTCTCCATCCATGGGTGGTGACAGCAGACAGCTCCAGGAGAGTCTCTAGCAATGGTACCGCGACTGGGAcaacttccttttctctctagGTAGCCTCTTGCTACTAATGGAGCAACCTACATGGATTTCCTCCTCCCAGGAGCATGAAGGACTTTGCTTGTCCCTAGGCAACATCAGGACAGTGGAGTAAGTCCCTCCTCTTCTCTGGCTGGTTTTGATGGGCTTGGCCCTAGAGCGAACCGGTTGCGGatgagcagagagagaaaagtgcATGAAGAGGTGTCCATTGGTGGGAAGCTCTCCTTCCTGGTCACGCTCAGCACGATGGATGcgagggaggaagaggaggggagtcAGCGGCGAAGGCAGAGTTAACGCAGGAGACCTGGTGTCAGGTGGCTGCAGTGTTAAAGCCTCGGGGTTAGAGAAAAGAAGGGCGTTTGGTCTGGCTGGACTCCACCGCGCAGGCTAGAACTTGGTGCCTCGGCCCATCAGCTTGAGGACGGCAAAGTTGTAGGTGGCAGCAATCATGAAGGTGAGCTGTGGGTGGGAAGAGAGTGAgcaagaggggaggaggagaaacaaaGCTCCCATGGGTGAGGAGTGCAAGCGGGGGACACCTCACTGTGGTACACTTGAGGTCACATCCCTGAGCCCAGAACCCCAACAGGGCAGTTGTCCCATGGAGCCCTGTGGCCCCGCTGCACCGACAGGACACCGTAGTGTCTCATCACTGATGTAAAGCAAGAGAAGAGCCAGGGAAAGGCAAGAGACTCGTGCATGGGCAGCGGGACCTCTCCCTGGTGGTCTCCTAAAGCCTCTGCAGATCCCCTCCAGCAGTCACCTCTACATTCTTATGGCCCGAATTCACCATCTGCACTTATGTGCCAGAAAATGACATGAGTACAGGCTCTGTCACATCCATGCCCACCACCTCTGTTGTCTTCTGCCCCCACATCCTCGCTGGGTGGAAGAGAACAGCCGGGCAGGGGGAGCACCAACTCACCAGTGAGACCAGTGTGGCGGCTGCCCCCACGAAGGCTGCGATGAAGAGGTGGAAAGTCATCTGGAACTGCAAGGGAAGAGGGGGTGAGCACCCAGGGTCCTGTGTGCTGGCCAGGAAGGCCAGTGCCAAGACCACTCACTGAGGGAAGTGCACATGGGGTGACGGAGGTCCTCACCTCGCTGGTCTTGCAGATGGAGAGCAGGTTGGAGCCACACACCTTGCCGGGGAAAGCGTTCCAGGGCAGGACACCTGGTGAGACACGGGGAGCCAGGTGAGCCAGGCATGGCCACCAGCCAGCCACCTTGCTCAGCCTCCCACAGCCACGTGTGTCACACGCCCCAGCGTTTCGGGGCTCTTCAGCACTTGCCCCTGCTTTATCCCAGCCTTATCCACCTGGAccctctcctccatcccctctCTTCCACCCTGAGCCCAGGCTCCTGGGCAGTGAACCAGTCACTCACCATACATCCTGGCATCGGCACACAGGGTGCCGATGCTGGCCGAGGTCTTGCTGGGGTTGGCAATGGACTGGCAGGTGGTCCAAGTGTTAAAGTAGATGTAGACGGGCACCGCGGAGCAGGCAAATACCAGGAGCCAGATGATGGTCAGGACGTAGGTAATGCCCACAAACTGCAAGGGGCAGGACAAGCCGAGGCAGAGCCGTGGTTACCGAGCGGCCAGGGACACAGACAGGGGAGCGCGAGGGTCCCCGGGCAGGAGAGGGtgcggggcaggcaggggactgggatgctgcctgcaTCCGGCTCCATGCCACCCACCACACCCGGCGGATCCCCAAAGCAGCCAGCACGGAGCGGCAGCCCAAGCCGGGCATCCCTGCGGCTCACGGGGCCAGCACCAGCGCCAGGCTCGCCGCGGGCTCACGGCCGGCTACGCGTGCGTGGGGGTGACCGGTGGTGGCAGCAGGATGGCTGCCACGTCCCGCGCAGGGCAGGTAACCACGGCCGCGGCAAGCAGGGCTTGGCTTCTGCGGGAGGGCAGCTGCAAAACCCGCTTTGGCGTGCAAATGCggctctcctgccctccctctgcGGTGCCACCCCGACCAGCCCCCAAGGGAACCGCAGCCATCCCCCTCCACTCCCCCAGGCCACGGGCTCCTCTTACCAGCACTTTGTCATGGTCCCCAagcacagcagaggggacaACGCCAGGGGCACGAGGTGCCAGAGAGCCTTGGGCTGCCAGCACCGCACGGATGCTCCTGGCTCTCCCCGCCAACGCTTAAACATGAAGCGGTTTTGTTAAATGTGGCCATTTGGGCTGCTTTGGTCCCCAGAGGCCACAGCAGGTCTGGGGGAGGGCGGCCGGGCTGCGCTTCCCTTTGGGATACCCCAAAACCCGGACGGCCACAGTCTCCTGCCCTTTGGCCACGCCGAGCGTGGCGAACCCGCTGCAGGCGCGCGAAGGGGTGCCAAACCCCAGTTAAGATCACCTTGTCAGGATGTCCTAGCCACTTTCCCAAACACTGACACACCCGCTGCAATGAGTGAGCTCGCTGGGGGCCTCGCGCTCCCCTCCCTTTCGGGCCCCCAGTTACCGTTGCGCTGAGGCCCTTGCCGCAGATGGTGGTCTTGTAGTCCCCGAAGATTTGCCGGACAGCACCGGTGGTGTAGAAGCCTTcggccagcagcagggctccgtagaggaagaagaaggaggctGTGCCATAGATGACATACTGAAAAGCGTGGAtgctgccagggagaggagtGGGCAGGGATGCTCAGACGCTGGGGTGGTGCTGGAGAGCTCAGCCCCACGTGCAGCATGGCCggggcagcctggctgcagcgACTTACCCTCCCCGTGCCACCCTGGGGGGACTGAAACAGAGGGTGAAGTCGCAAGAAGAGCGAACAGGGGCAAAGCTGTGGTGAGCAAGGCTGTGGGCCCCTGCCGGCTGCCCCGTACCCTCCATACCTACCCATTGCAGAGGTCCAGCACTAGCCAGAGCACCTAGCGAGGGTCAGATAAAACAGGCGTGAAACAGAAACAAGTGGCCACTGGACACTGCCATGCAGCCGCGGCACTGGCACACGGTAAACACAGCCTGGGGTCTCCATGGTGCCTGGGTGACAACATCGGCCCAGCCAGCCTGGCCAGACACCTCCTCCCAGCACAGAGCAAGACAGAGACGCGAGGGGCCCCAGTGCGAGGGCGATGCACCACCACAGGGTACTTACACGTCAATGAGATACTCGTAGTCCTGGTAGTTTTTGGAGAAGTAGGTCTCAATGAGCTGCTCGGTGCCTGTGAGGGCTTCGTGCCCACAGCCACAAAACAGTGCTACCCCGAAGAAGCACAAGCCAGTGGCAACCAGTGAAGCAAAGGGT is a window from the Buteo buteo chromosome 22, bButBut1.hap1.1, whole genome shotgun sequence genome containing:
- the PLP1 gene encoding myelin proteolipid protein isoform X1, whose product is MGLLECCARCLIGAPFASLVATGLCFFGVALFCGCGHEALTGTEQLIETYFSKNYQDYEYLIDVIHAFQYVIYGTASFFFLYGALLLAEGFYTTGAVRQIFGDYKTTICGKGLSATVTGGPKGRGARGPQRAHSLQRVCQCLGKWLGHPDKFVGITYVLTIIWLLVFACSAVPVYIYFNTWTTCQSIANPSKTSASIGTLCADARMYGVLPWNAFPGKVCGSNLLSICKTSEFQMTFHLFIAAFVGAAATLVSLLTFMIAATYNFAVLKLMGRGTKF
- the PLP1 gene encoding myelin proteolipid protein isoform X2; the protein is MGLLECCARCLIGAPFASLVATGLCFFGVALFCGCGHEALTGTEQLIETYFSKNYQDYEYLIDVIHAFQYVIYGTASFFFLYGALLLAEGFYTTGAVRQIFGDYKTTICGKGLSATFVGITYVLTIIWLLVFACSAVPVYIYFNTWTTCQSIANPSKTSASIGTLCADARMYGVLPWNAFPGKVCGSNLLSICKTSEFQMTFHLFIAAFVGAAATLVSLLTFMIAATYNFAVLKLMGRGTKF